The stretch of DNA CTCGGCCGACGGCTCGGTGAATGGAAAATAGCTCGGCCGCAGGCGCAGCACGATGTCCTCACGCTCGAAAAACGCCTTGAGGAAGGTCTCGAGCGTCCATTTCAGATGGCCCAGATGGATGCCGCGATCGATCACCAGCCCTTCGATCTGGTGGAACATCGGCGTGTGGGTGGCATCCGAATCCGACCGGTAGACCCGCCCCGGCGCGATGATGCGGATCGGCGGCTTTTGGCTGGTCATCGTGCGGATCTGCACCGGGCTGGTGTGCGTGCGCAGCACGATATCCGGGCCGGACGCCCACCGATCGACAACCTCACGTTCTGTGGACGTTGGTTCCACGTAGAAGGTGTCGTGCATCGCCCGCGCCGGATGCGTTTCGGGGATGTTGAGCGCGGTGAAGTTATGCCAGTCATCCTCGATTTCCGGGCCGCTGGCGACGGCGAAGCCCAGATCGGCGAAGATTTCCGCCAGCTCGTCCATCACCTGGGACACCGGATGGATGCTGCCGCGCGGCCGCTCGGGCGCGGGCAGCGACAGGTCGATCCGCTCCGACGCCAGCCGCGCATCGAGCGCCTGCTGCTCAAGCGCCGCCTTGCGTTCGGCAATCGCTGCGGTCACCGCCTCGCGCAGGCCGTTGATGCGCGGCCCTTCCACCTGCCGCTGTTCGGGGGACATCGCGCCCAGCGTCTTCAAGAGCGCGGACACGCTGCCCTGTTTGCCGACAAGCGCGACGCGCTCGGCATCGAGCGCCTCAAGGGTGGGCGCGGCGGCGATGGCGGCAAGCGCCTGGTGCTGAAGCTGGTCGATCTCGGTCATGGCGCATGTCCCAAAGCAAAAGGGGACGGGCCATGCAAGCGTGCGCGCAAATCCGGCCATGCCGTGCGCCACGCTCTTTTCAAACCGGACCCGACTGTCTTATACGCGTCATACAGTTGTTCAGGGAGAGAAAATGATGCGTATGTCCATGCTGCTCGCCTCGGCCGCACTCGCGCTGGCGGCAGCCGGGCAGGCGGTGGCCGCACCCGCCCGGGACCAGTCGGCCCCCGCCGCACCCAAAGCATCGGCGGCCGATGCTGCGCTGACGAAGCTGTTCGCCGACAGCGACGAGGAAAGCCTGAGGCTCAACCCGATCTCGGCGCTGTTCCGGGGTGACATGCGCTATGCCGACCGGCTGGGCGATTTCGGCGATGACCGCTGGTATGACGCGCTGCGCCGGGCGGCGGAAAAGGATCTGGCGCGGCTGCGCGGCATCGACCGGGCGGCGCTGACCCCGGTCAACCAGATCGCCTATGACGTGTTCGAATGGCAGACGCGC from Sphingomonas changnyeongensis encodes:
- the pheS gene encoding phenylalanine--tRNA ligase subunit alpha; the protein is MTEIDQLQHQALAAIAAAPTLEALDAERVALVGKQGSVSALLKTLGAMSPEQRQVEGPRINGLREAVTAAIAERKAALEQQALDARLASERIDLSLPAPERPRGSIHPVSQVMDELAEIFADLGFAVASGPEIEDDWHNFTALNIPETHPARAMHDTFYVEPTSTEREVVDRWASGPDIVLRTHTSPVQIRTMTSQKPPIRIIAPGRVYRSDSDATHTPMFHQIEGLVIDRGIHLGHLKWTLETFLKAFFEREDIVLRLRPSYFPFTEPSAEVDVGFTWTDGKRVIGGSGDVPGGGWMEVLGSGMVHRRVIAACGLDPDEWQGFAFGTGVDRLAMLKYGMDDLRAFFDGDLRWLRHYGFASLDIPTLSAGVGA